Proteins encoded within one genomic window of Bacteroidales bacterium:
- a CDS encoding class I SAM-dependent methyltransferase, translating to MNEFDIKALTWDDNPLFIERSKHIADKIREHVKLNAEMEGFEYGCGTGLISFNLMPYLKSITLADSSDGMLEVLKQKIQKNKITSMNVLKTDLIVDKIPDKKFDIIYTALTLHHITDIETILARFYMMMKKPAFLCIADLDKENGNFHGPDFKGHKGFDREAMKKLFITTGFKNIKADTCYEMKRINEQNQNVIYPVFLMTGEK from the coding sequence ATGAACGAATTTGATATAAAAGCGCTTACCTGGGATGATAATCCTTTATTCATTGAACGGTCAAAACATATTGCAGACAAGATCCGCGAGCATGTTAAATTAAATGCGGAAATGGAAGGATTTGAATACGGCTGTGGAACCGGTTTGATCAGTTTTAATTTAATGCCTTACCTGAAATCGATTACTCTTGCCGACAGCTCCGATGGTATGCTGGAAGTACTGAAACAAAAAATTCAAAAAAATAAAATTACATCAATGAATGTTTTAAAAACTGATTTGATAGTTGATAAAATTCCTGATAAAAAATTTGATATCATTTATACCGCTTTGACATTACATCATATTACTGATATAGAAACCATTTTAGCACGTTTCTATATGATGATGAAAAAACCGGCATTCTTATGTATTGCCGATCTGGATAAAGAGAATGGCAATTTTCATGGTCCGGATTTTAAAGGCCACAAAGGTTTTGATCGCGAAGCAATGAAAAAACTTTTTATAACAACAGGATTTAAAAATATAAAAGCAGATACCTGTTATGAGATGAAAAGAATAAATGAACAAAACCAAAATGTTATATACCCTGTTTTTCTTATGACAGGTGAAAAATAA
- a CDS encoding 4Fe-4S binding protein has translation MTYIVSEHLCPQNHRCPIINVCPAGAIMQNGYGLPVIDKSKCTGCGKCAKYCPTRAVRKE, from the coding sequence ATGACATACATAGTTAGTGAACACTTGTGTCCGCAAAATCATCGTTGTCCGATAATAAATGTTTGTCCAGCGGGAGCAATAATGCAAAATGGATATGGACTTCCTGTAATAGATAAATCAAAATGTACCGGTTGTGGTAAATGTGCAAAATATTGTCCTACAAGGGCAGTAAGGAAAGAATAG
- the trxA gene encoding thioredoxin, translating into MEHLTKETFKQKVFDYETNKEWKYVGNNPCIIDFYADWCSPCKMVAPILEELSNEYAGKVDIFKVDTEAEQELAAAFGIRSIPSILFIPKDGQPQMSMGAISKDSFVRLINEVLLNKPETYRRQFR; encoded by the coding sequence ATGGAACATTTGACGAAGGAGACCTTTAAACAAAAGGTGTTTGATTACGAGACAAACAAAGAGTGGAAGTATGTTGGAAATAATCCATGTATTATTGATTTTTATGCCGATTGGTGCAGTCCTTGTAAAATGGTAGCTCCAATACTTGAAGAACTTTCAAACGAGTATGCAGGGAAAGTTGATATTTTTAAAGTAGATACTGAAGCCGAGCAGGAGCTTGCTGCTGCATTTGGTATTAGAAGTATTCCGTCAATTCTTTTTATTCCGAAAGACGGGCAACCACAAATGTCGATGGGCGCAATTTCGAAAGATTCGTTTGTGCGATTGATTAATGAAGTGTTGTTGAACAAGCCTGAAACATATAGAAGACAATTCAGATGA